CGCGGGCAACGAAGCCAACCTGGCTCCGGTCGCCGCCGACCCGCGGCTCGAGTTCGTCCGCGGCGACATCTGCGACACCGCGCTGGTCGCCGACGTGATGCGCGGCGTGGACCTGGTCGTGCACTTCGCCGCCGAGTCGCATGTGGACCGCTCGATCCTCGGCGCCGCCGACTTCGTGCTGACGAACGTGCTCGGCACGCAGAACCTGCTGCAGGCGGCCCTGGAAGCCGGTGTCGGCAAGGTCGTGCACGTGTCCACCGACGAGGTGTACGGCTCGATCGAGCACGGATCGTGGACGGAAGACCACGTGCTGGAGCCGAACTCGCCGTACTCGGCGTCGAAGGCGTCGTCCGACCTGGTGGCGCGCTCGTTCTTCCGCACCCACGGGCTGCCGGTGTGCGTCACGCGGTGCTCCAACAACTACGGTCCGTACCAGTTCCCGGAAAAGGTCATCCCGCTGTTCGTCACCAACCTGCTCGACGGGCGGAAGGTGCCGCTCTACGGCGACGGGCTCAACGTCCGTGACTGGCTGCACGTGGACGACCACTGCCACGGCATCCAGCTGGTCGCCGAGTCGGGCCGCCCCGGCGAGATCTACAACATCGGCGGCGGCACCGAGCTCACCAACCGCGAGCTGACGGAGAAGCTGCTCGAGGCGGTCGGCGCGGGCTGGGACAGCGTCGAACCGGTCGAGGACCGCAAGGGTCACGACCGCCGGTACTCGGTGGACATCACCAAGATCACCGAGGAGCTGGGGTACGCTCCGCGCGTGTCCTTCGAGGACGGTCTGGCCGCGACAGTGGCCTGGTACACGGACAATCGCGCGTGGTGGGAGCCGCTGGCAGGGCGGGCCGCGCTCAAGAAGTAGAGGAAGTGCCTGTGCGGCTGACGGTGCTCGTGCCCGGGGGTTCCGGGCAGCTCGGCCGGGACCTCGCTGCGCTGGCGTCCCCTTCGGTGGACGTGGTGGCTCCGGGTTCGGCCGGACTGGACGTCACCTTGACGGGTCAGGTGCTGGCGTCGGTCGGCGCCTTGGCCGACCGGGCACGCGAGACGGGTTCGGCGCCGGTGGTGATCAACGCGGCGGCGTACACGGCGGTCGACGCGGCGGAAACCGACGAGGAACGCGCGTTCGCGGTCAACGCCGACGGACCGCGCGTGCTCGCGGCGGCGTGCGCGGCCCGGCGGGTGCCGCTGATCCACGTGTCGACGGACTACGTCTTCCCGGGCGACGCCTTCCGGCCGTACGAGCCTTCCGACGAGCTGGGACCGCGTTCGGCGTACGGCCGCACGAAGGCGGCCGGCGAGGACGCGGTGCTCGGGTCCGGCGCGTCGTCGTGGGTGGTGCGGACCTCGTGGCTGTACGGCAAGTCGGGGGCGAACTTCGTGAAGACGATCGCCCGCTTGGAGTCGTCGCGGGAGATGCTGTCCGTTGTGGACGATCAGGTCGGCGGTCCTACATGGACTTTTGATTTGGCCTCCGGGCTCATGGATCTGGCTTCCCGCGTGGCCGCGGGCGACGGGCCGGCCCGGCGGGTCCTGCACTGCACGAACACGGGTTCGGTGACCTGGTGCGGCTTCGCGCGCGCGATCTTCACCCACCTGGGCGCGGACCCGGCGAGGGTCAAGCCGTGC
This window of the Amycolatopsis balhimycina FH 1894 genome carries:
- the rfbB gene encoding dTDP-glucose 4,6-dehydratase, translated to MRVLVTGGAGFIGSHYVRQVLTGAYPALDDADVVVLDKLTYAGNEANLAPVAADPRLEFVRGDICDTALVADVMRGVDLVVHFAAESHVDRSILGAADFVLTNVLGTQNLLQAALEAGVGKVVHVSTDEVYGSIEHGSWTEDHVLEPNSPYSASKASSDLVARSFFRTHGLPVCVTRCSNNYGPYQFPEKVIPLFVTNLLDGRKVPLYGDGLNVRDWLHVDDHCHGIQLVAESGRPGEIYNIGGGTELTNRELTEKLLEAVGAGWDSVEPVEDRKGHDRRYSVDITKITEELGYAPRVSFEDGLAATVAWYTDNRAWWEPLAGRAALKK
- the rfbD gene encoding dTDP-4-dehydrorhamnose reductase; the protein is MPVRLTVLVPGGSGQLGRDLAALASPSVDVVAPGSAGLDVTLTGQVLASVGALADRARETGSAPVVINAAAYTAVDAAETDEERAFAVNADGPRVLAAACAARRVPLIHVSTDYVFPGDAFRPYEPSDELGPRSAYGRTKAAGEDAVLGSGASSWVVRTSWLYGKSGANFVKTIARLESSREMLSVVDDQVGGPTWTFDLASGLMDLASRVAAGDGPARRVLHCTNTGSVTWCGFARAIFTHLGADPARVKPCTTAEFPRPAARPAYSVLSPASWCEAGLTPLRPWDEALAAYFAAE